A genomic window from Vigna radiata var. radiata cultivar VC1973A chromosome 2, Vradiata_ver6, whole genome shotgun sequence includes:
- the LOC106755796 gene encoding mitochondrial import receptor subunit TOM6 homolog, with amino-acid sequence MFPGMFMRKPDKAAALKQLKSHVAMFGAWVVVIRVTPYVLHFLSGEKEELKLEL; translated from the coding sequence ATGTTTCCAGGGATGTTCATGCGGAAGCCAGACAAAGCTGCAGCACTGAAGCAGCTGAAATCTCACGTTGCCATGTTCGGCGCATGGGTTGTTGTTATTCGAGTCACCCCTTAcgttcttcattttctcagtgGCGAGAAAGAAGAACTCAAGCTCGAGCTTTAA
- the LOC106755650 gene encoding CASP-like protein 5C1 isoform X2, with translation MDEVPGSLGTSASFSLRMGQTMFSSASLLFMSFGVEFYSYTAFCYLVTIMGLVIPWSFTLALVDGYSVLLKCPIRQPGILLIIVVGDWVLSTLTLAAASSTASVVDLLLNTHGSFCPPKLCSRSKVPLESNECHAQLHSRYKIVKY, from the exons ATGGATGAAGTACCTGGCTCCTTGGGCACCAGCGCTAGCTTCAGTCTGAGAATGGGCCAGACCATGTTCTCATCTGCTTCCCTTCTCTTCATGTCTTTTGGGGTTGAATTCTACAGCTACACGGCTTTCTg CTATTTGGTGACAATTATGGGGTTGGTCATACCGTGGAGTTTCACATTAGCACTAGTAGATGGATATTCGGTTCTGCTCAAATGCCCCATTCGTCAACCAGGAATTCTGCTGATTATTGTTGTGGGAGATTGG GTACTATCAACCCTCACACTAGCAGCAGCTTCCTCAACAGCTAGTGTTGTGGATCTTCTGCTCAACACTCACGGGTCTTTTTGCCCTCCAAAGCTCTGCAGCAG GAGCAAAGTACCCCTTGAGTCCAATGAATGTCACGCTCAACTTCATAGCAGATACAAGATTGTAAAATACTAA
- the LOC106755756 gene encoding uncharacterized protein LOC106755756: MGICTSTEYSVKGGNQSWQSMVNIVKIDGRLEQLKEPIKAWHVLSENPNCYICCSETMYVGSPMLPVPPTEDLQLGLVYFLVPLSKSRVPLSLQDLGALAIKANAALASTATPNYPILKANPQKKFRTHPTLSNVSLGYSH, encoded by the coding sequence ATGGGAATCTGCACATCTACTGAATACTCAGTCAAAGGTGGAAACCAGAGTTGGCAATCCATGGTGAACATAGTGAAAATAGATGGAAGGTTGGAGCAACTGAAGGAGCCAATTAAAGCATGGCATGTCTTGTCTGAGAACCCAAACTGCTACATCTGCTGCTCGGAAACCATGTATGTTGGATCACCAATGCTTCCTGTGCCTCCGACGGAAGACCTTCAATTGGGTCTCGTATACTTCCTCGTCCCACTTTCCAAATCCCGTGTTCCACTCTCTCTTCAGGACTTGGGGGCACTAGCCATCAAGGCTAATGCAGCTCTAGCTTCAACTGCAACACCTAACTACCCAATCTTAAAAGCTAATCCACAAAAGAAATTCCGTACGCATCCTACACTTTCAAACGTTTCTCTGGGGTATTCCCATTAG
- the LOC106755725 gene encoding uncharacterized protein LOC106755725 gives MKYSEISHFSHPQHKLRFEYSEFPFKCDGCKEVGIGSRYKCSICDFDLHMHCAMITSPSLFHPFYTKCTFQFMSKPPGDTPRYCNACEKDVSGFVYHCKACGFDLHPCCAKLPMVLDDGEVKLYLYRKVSSPCHRCGRKGRSWSYRSKCKNYNLHVACVREMLVENWHEVYVGRCKGRNVDSNIPSLRNTLYTPHSSRRSKGKVKKCCEIAGFAVQIVISAVLGDPTALIAGIVGSFMSRA, from the coding sequence ATGAAATACAGTGAGATATCCCATTTCAGCCACCCACAACACAAGCTGAGATTTGAGTACTCAGAATTCCCCTTCAAATGTGACGGCTGCAAGGAAGTAGGCATAGGGTCGCGTTACAAATGCTCCATCTGTGACTTCGACCTTCACATGCACTGTGCCATGATAACCTCTCCCAGTTTGTTCCACCCTTTCTACACCAAATGCACCTTCCAGTTCATGTCCAAACCTCCAGGAGACACACCCCGTTACTGCAACGCATGCGAGAAGGACGTGAGTGGCTTCGTGTACCACTGCAAAGCATGCGGCTTCGACCTCCATCCTTGTTGTGCCAAGCTACCAATGGTTCTTGATGATGGTGAAGTGAAGCTTTACTTGTACAGAAAAGTTAGCTCACCCTGTCACCGTTGTGGCAGAAAAGGTCGTAGCTGGAGTTACAGGTCCAAGTGTAAGAACTACAATCTGCATGTGGCGTGTGTGAGGGAGATGTTGGTGGAGAATTGGCACGAGGTGTATGTTGGACGCTGCAAAGGAAGGAATGTTGATAGCAACATTCCTAGTCTGAGAAACACACTCTACACTCCTCATAGCAGTAGGAGGAGTAAAGGGAAGGTGAAGAAATGCTGTGAAATTGCTGGTTTCGCTGTGCAGATTGTGATATCAGCTGTGTTGGGAGATCCAACGGCTCTCATTGCAGGCATTGTGGGGTCCTTCATGTCAAGGGCTTGA
- the LOC106754240 gene encoding non-symbiotic hemoglobin 1, whose amino-acid sequence MNSMGKCFTEEQEALVVKSWNVMKKNSGELGLKFFLKIFEIAPSAQKLFSFLRDSTVPLEQNPKLKPHATSVFVMTCDSAVQLRKAGKVTVRESTLKKLGATHFRTGVANEHFEVTKFALLETIKEAVPEMWSPEMKNAWAEAYDQLVDAIKSEMKPPSS is encoded by the exons ATGAACTCCATGGGAAAATGTTTCACGGAAGAGCAAGAAGCTCTGGTGGTGAAATCATGGAACGTGATGAAGAAGAATTCTGGGGAGTTGGGTCTCAAGTTTTTCTTGAA AATATTTGAGATTGCTCCATCAGCTCAGAAATTGTTCTCTTTCTTGAGAGATTCAACCGTTCCTTTGGAGCAAAACCCCAAGCTCAAGCCCCATGCAACGTCTGTCTTTGTAATG ACCTGTGATTCAGCAGTTCAACTCCGGAAAGCTGGGAAAGTCACTGTCAGAGAATCAACCttgaaaaaattaggtgctacCCATTTTAGAACTGGCGTTGCAAACGAGCATTTTGAg GTGACAAAGTTTGCACTTTTGGAGACCATAAAAGAAGCTGTACCTGAAATGTGGTCACCAGAGATGAAGAATGCATGGGCAGAAGCTTATGATCAGCTGGTGGATGCCATTAAATCTGAAATGAAACCACCCTCCTCTTAG
- the LOC106778390 gene encoding putative pentatricopeptide repeat-containing protein At3g18840, whose translation MVIRPLRVRDALVYRDHVQAIKSGLVSSIFTCNQLIHLYSNHGLLEEAHKLFDEIPHPNVFSWNAIIMAYIKANNLPHAQALFDSASHRDLVSYNSMLSAYVGSHGYETEALDLFIRMQSARDRIGIDEFTLTTMLNLAAKLRVLLYGKQMHSYMVKTANDLSKFALSSLIDMYSKCGSFQDACTTFSGCDGMVDLISKNAMVAACCREKKMTMALNIFWKNPELNDTVSWNTLIAGYAQNGYVEKSLTLFVVMTENGIGFNEHTLASVLSACTGIKCLKLGKSVHARVLKNGCSSNKFISSGIIDFYSKCGNIRYAELVNAEIEIKSPFSVASLIAGYSSQGNMKEAQRLFDSLLERNSVVWTALCSGYVKSQQCEEVFRLFKEFLTKEAVVPDTAIIISVLGACAIQATLSLGKESHAYILRMRLHVDKKLLSALIDMYSKCGNVTYAEKIFQLVTDSDRDAILYNIMIAGYAHHGYENKAIYLFQEMLNKSVKPDAVTFIALLSACRHSGSVELGEQFFISMEQDYNVLPEIYHYACMVDMYGRANKLEKAVKFMRKIPIPIDATIWGAFLNACQMSSDTALVKRAEEELLKVEAGNGSRYVQLANAYAATGKWDEMGRIRKKMRGYEAKKLAGCSWIFVENGIHVFTSGDTSHSKADAIYSTLMRLNGKLYLSFVELNQLNEIQAVSVKAVIQGGKGGALQSTRPTVSHIWWHMEHDEGLMLRDYETPLIPPWCVGAAMGDLKRANGNKETCLEFLCSISVFKHVRS comes from the exons ATGGTAATTAGGCCCCTGAGAGTGAGAGATGCTCTAGTATACCGTGACCATGTCCAGGCAATAAAATCCGGTTTGGTATCAAGCATTTTCACTTGTAATCAACTCATTCATCTTTATTCCAACCATGGCCTTTTGGAAGAGGCCCACAAACTGTTCGATGAAATTCCCCACCCCAATGTGTTCTCTTGGAATGCCATAATTATGGCTTACATAAAAGCAAACAACTTGCCTCACGCACAAGCTCTTTTTGACTCAGCCTCTCACAGAGATTTGGTTTCTTATAATTCCATGTTGTCGGCTTATGTTGGCTCCCATGGGTACGAGACTGAGGCACTTGATTTGTTTATTAGAATGCAATCTGCACGTGACAGAATTGGGATTGATGAGTTCACTCTCACGACCATGCTTAACCTTGCTGCCAAACTACGTGTGCTGCTTTATGGGAAGCAGATGCATTCATATATGGTGAAAACTGCAAATGATTTAAGTAAGTTTGCTTTGAGTTCTCTCATAGACATGTACTCTAAATGTGGCTCGTTTCAAGATGCATGTACTACATTTAGCGGTTGTGACGGGATGGTGGACTTGATTTCAAAGAATGCAATGGTTGCAGCTTGTTGTAGGGAAAAAAAGATGACCATGGCcctaaatatattttggaaaaatcCTGAATTAAATGATACTGTGTCTTGGAACACATTAATTGCAGGGTACGCCCAGAACGGCTATGTGGAGAAATCACTTACCTTGTTTGTTGTGATGACTGAAAATGGTATTGGTTTCAACGAACACACTTTAGCAAGTGTTTTGAGTGCTTGCACAggtataaaatgtttaaagctTGGCAAATCTGTTCATGCTCGGGTTTTGAAAAATGGTTGCagttcaaataaatttattagcaGTGGCATTATCGACTTCTACTCTAAGTGTGGGAATATCAGATATGCAGAGTTAGTCAATGCAGAAATTGAGATTAAAAGTCCATTTTCAGTTGCTTCATTGATAGCAGGCTACTCATCTCAAGGTAACATGAAAGAAGCCCAAAGGCTTTTTGATTCACTCTTGGAAAGAAACTCTGTTGTATGGACAGCTCTATGTTCTGGCTATGTCAAATCACAACAATGTGAGGAAGTCTTCAGACTTTTCAAAGAGTTTTTAACTAAAGAAGCAGTAGTCCCTGATACAGCGATCATTATCAGTGTGCTTGGCGCCTGTGCCATACAAGCTACCCTTAGTTTGGGAAAGGAAAGTCATGCTTACATCTTGAGAATGAGACTTCATGTGGATAAGAAATTACTGAGTGCTTTGATTGATATGTATTCAAAATGTGGAAATGTTACTTATGCTGAGAAAATCTTCCAACTGGTTACTGACAGTGATAGAGATGCAATCTTATACAATATCATGATTGCTGGTTATGCTCATCATGGttatgaaaataaagcaatttaTCTTTTTCAGGAAATGTTGAATAAAAGTGTCAAGCCAGATGCagtcacttttattgcacttctATCAGCTTGTCGGCATAGTGGATCAGTTGAACTAGGAGagcaattttttatttccatgGAACAAGATTACAATGTATTGCCGGAGATTTACCACTATGCATGTATGGTTGATATGTATGGAAGGGCTAATAAACTAGAAAAGGCAGTAAAGTTCATGAGGAAGATTCCCATACCAATAGATGCTACAATCTGGGGTGCATTTCTTAATGCCTGTCAGATGAGCAGTGATACAGCACTCGTCAAACGGGCAGAAGAGGAGCTATTAAAAGTTGAAGCAGGTAACGGGTCTAGATATGTGCAGCTGGCCAATGCCTATGCTGCCACAGGAAAGTGGGATGAGATGGgaagaataagaaagaaaatgagaggaTACGAGGCTAAGAAGCTAGCTGGTTGCAGTTGGATATTTGTGGAAAATGGTATTCATGTATTTACTTCTGGTGATACATCTCATTCAAAAGCAGATGCAATATATTCAACTTTAATGCGCTTGAATGGGAAACTGTATTTATCTTTCGTAGAGCTGAATCAACTTAATGAAATTCAGGCTG TTTCTGTGAAGGCAGTTATTCAAGGCGGAAAAGGTGGTGCTCTACAATCTACACGACCAACTGTGTCTCATATTTGGTGGCACATGGAACATGATGAAGGATT
- the LOC106778400 gene encoding pentatricopeptide repeat-containing protein At2g15980, producing the protein MAIQVLEQFSQTLRPKAWALFFSSSCSNHDSQSLVTKVVTILINHRSKSRWSNLRSACPNGIDPHEFSQIILHLKNKPQLALRFFLWTKSKSLCHHNLASYASIVHLLARARLSSHAYHLIRTALRVSDQTHDLNCRFASPSLNLFETLVKTYRDSGSAPFVFDLLIKACLDSRKVDPSIEIVRMLLSRGISPKVSTLNSLITGVCRSRGVDAGYAIYREFFRLDEEKNEISRRGCGLRVTPNVHTYNELMLCCYQDGLVERIEEIWKEMRSNCKPNAYSYSVLMAAFCEEGKMGYAEKLWEEMRNEKMEPDVVSYNTIIGGFCKIGDVVRAEEFFREMELASVEATASTYEHLVKGYFSVGDVDSVVLVYEDMSRRDLRPDSSTLDMMVSLLCDKGRVQEALEFVRRAVSKFDLIPREKSYEVLIKGLCFEGRMEEALKLQAEMVGKGFQPKSEVYGAFVDGYIRQGNEEMARALRKEMLQNGIQS; encoded by the coding sequence ATGGCGATTCAAGTCCTTGAACAGTTTTCGCAAACCTTGAGACCCAAAGCATGGGctctgtttttttcttcttcttgttcaaACCATGACTCCCAGAGTTTAGTAACAAAAGTGGTTACAATCCTTATCAATCACCGTTCCAAGTCACGGTGGAGCAATCTCCGTTCGGCGTGTCCCAACGGCATAGACCCCCATGAGTTTTCCCAAATTATCCTTCACCTCAAGAACAAACCCCAACTTGCTCTTCGCTTCTTCCTATGGACCAAATCCAAATCCCTCTGCCACCATAACCTCGCCTCTTACGCTTCCATCGTCCACCTCCTTGCGCGTGCGCGCCTCTCCTCACACGCTTACCACCTCATCCGAACGGCACTTCGCGTTTCCGACCAGACCCACGACCTAAATTGTCGTTTTGCCTCGCCGTCTCTGAACCTTTTCGAAACCCTCGTTAAGACCTATCGGGATTCTGGCTCCGCTCCCTTCGTCTTCGATTTGTTGATCAAGGCGTGTTTGGATTCCAGAAAGGTTGACCCTTCTATTGAGATCGTTAGAATGTTGCTCTCTCGCGGGATTAGCCCTAAAGTTAGCACCTTGAATTCTTTGATTACTGGGGTTTGTAGAAGTCGAGGGGTGGATGCAGGGTATGCAATTTACCGCGAGTTCTTTCGGTTGGatgaggaaaaaaatgaaatttcgaGAAGGGGTTGTGGTTTAAGAGTCACACCCAACGTCCATACTTATAATGAGTTGATGCTGTGCTGTTACCAAGATGGTTTAGTGGAAAGGATAGAGGAAATTTGGAAGGAAATGAGAAGTAACTGTAAACCCAATGCTTATAGCTACAGTGTGTTGATGGCCGCTTTTTGTGAGGAAGGGAAAATGGGGTATGCAGAAAAGTTGTGGGAAGAAATGAGAAATGAGAAAATGGAGCCTGATGTTGTTAGTTATAATACTATTATTGGTGGGTTTTGCAAGATTGGAGATGTTGTTAGGGCTGAAGAGTTTTTCAGGGAAATGGAATTGGCGAGTGTTGAGGCCACTGCTTCAACTTACGAGCATCTTGTGAAGGGATATTTCAGTGTTGGGGATGTTGATTCAGTTGTTCTGGTTTATGAGGATATGTCTAGGAGGGATTTAAGGCCTGATTCTTCAACCCTTGACATGATGGTTAGTTTGCTTTGCGATAAGGGTAGGGTTCAGGAAGCTCTGGAGTTTGTGAGGCGCGCAGTtagtaaatttgatttaattccaAGGGAAAAGAGTTATGAGGTGTTGATAAAGGGACTGTGTTTTGAGGGGAGAATGGAAGAAGCGTTGAAACTTCAGGCAGAGATGGTAGGAAAAGGTTTCCAACCGAAATCTGAAGTTTATGGTGCTTTCGTTGATGGATACATTCGACAAGGGAACGAAGAAATGGCAAGAGCTTTGAGGAAAGAAATGCTCCAAAATGGGATACAGAGCTAA
- the LOC106754877 gene encoding plastid division protein PDV2, giving the protein MEEEGIGLVLARATELRLKISNCIHRTDTANGPTPHADDDDEEATERLLNICDALEALETQLSSLQVLQQQQRYEREVALAEIENSRKMLIDKLSEYKGKELEVIHEASTFASETVEHSNDLLLPPYPSRPPYSVSMDKEYLSQIPSVNKSGRNGLMTLDPMIEANKNLREKDQNLVENGAKNSRKGLGFFITSAAKTMLTVVGVVSILSLSGFGPKLGTRFSVQGWRHRVENVERSTTKNGSERPRIQCPPGKIMVWENGEARCLVKERVEIPFSAVAATPDINYGCG; this is encoded by the exons atgGAGGAGGAAGGCATAGGGTTAGTGTTGGCCAGAGCCACAGAACTTCGATTGAAAATCAGTAATTGCATCCACAGAACCGACACCGCCAATGGTCCCACGCCGCACGCCGACGACGACGATGAAGAAGCCACCGAACGGCTTCTCAACATTTGCGATGCCCTTGAAGCCTTGGAGACCCAACTTTCTTCTTTGCAG GTTCTGCAGCAACAACAGCGATATGAAAGAGAAGTTGCCTTGGCTGAGATTGAAAACAGTCGCAAAATGTTAATTGACAAGCTCTCTGAGTACAAAGGTAAGGAATTGGAAGTGATACATGAAGCTTCCACTTTTGCTAGTGAAACAGTGGAGCACAGCAATGATCTACTACTTCCTCCATATCCTAGCCGCCCTCCATACTCTGTGTCTATGGACAAGGAATATCTCTCGCAGATTCCTTCCGTGAACAAGTCTGGTCGCAATGGGTTAATGACGCTTGATCCAATGATTGAGGCCAACAAGAATCTCCGTGAAAAAGATCAAAATCTCGTTGAAAATGGGGCTAAAAATTCGAGAAAAGGATTGGGATTTTTTATAACTTCTGCAGCCAAAACAATGCTCACAGTAGTTGGCGTGGTATCAATATTAAGTTTGTCTGGTTTCGGGCCTAAGTTAGGCACTCGTTTCAGCGTGCAAGGCTGGCGTCACAGAGTAGAAAATGTGGAGAGATCTACGACTAAAAATGGGAGTGAGAGACCAAGAATTCAGTGTCCACCTGGGAAAATAATGGTGTGGGAAAATGGGGAAGCTCGATGCCTAGTGAAAGAGAGGGTTGAAATTCCATTTTCAGCTGTTGCTGCAACTCCTGATATAAACTATGGATGTGGTTGA
- the LOC106754251 gene encoding non-symbiotic hemoglobin 1, giving the protein MDGRVFTEEQEALVVKSWAAMKKNAAEHSVKFFKKILEIAPAARPLFSFLKDSNVPLEENPKLKPHAMAVFVMTCDSAAQLRKAGKVTVRESNLKKLGASHFKAGVAPEHFEVTKMALLETVKEAVPEMWSEAMKNAWEEAHDQLADAIISEMKPSS; this is encoded by the exons ATGGATGGAAGAGTTTTCACAGAAGAGCAAGAAGCTCTCGTGGTCAAATCATGGGCAGCAATGAAGAAGAATGCTGCAGAACACAGTGtcaagtttttcaaaaa AATATTGGAGATTGCTCCTGCAGCTCGGCCACTGTTCTCATTCTTGAAAGATTCTAACGTTCCTTTGGAGGAAAACCCGAAGCTCAAGCCCCATGCCATGGCTGTCTTTGTCATG ACCTGTGACTCAGCTGCTCAACTGAGGAAAGCTGGTAAAGTGACTGTGAGGGAATCAAACttgaaaaaattaggtgcttctCATTTTAAAGCCGGTGTTGCACCGGAGCATTTTGAG GTAACAAAAATGGCACTTTTGGAGACCGTAAAAGAAGCAGTGCCTGAAATGTGGTCAGAGGCAATGAAGAATGCATGGGAAGAAGCTCATGATCAGCTGGCTGATGCCATCATATCTGAAATGAAGCCCTCTTCTTAG
- the LOC106755650 gene encoding CASP-like protein 5C1 isoform X1, which produces MDEVPGSLGTSASFSLRMGQTMFSSASLLFMSFGVEFYSYTAFCYLVTIMGLVIPWSFTLALVDGYSVLLKCPIRQPGILLIIVVGDWVLSTLTLAAASSTASVVDLLLNTHGSFCPPKLCSRYRISAIMAFLSWLLSLASSLFNLWLLPSL; this is translated from the exons ATGGATGAAGTACCTGGCTCCTTGGGCACCAGCGCTAGCTTCAGTCTGAGAATGGGCCAGACCATGTTCTCATCTGCTTCCCTTCTCTTCATGTCTTTTGGGGTTGAATTCTACAGCTACACGGCTTTCTg CTATTTGGTGACAATTATGGGGTTGGTCATACCGTGGAGTTTCACATTAGCACTAGTAGATGGATATTCGGTTCTGCTCAAATGCCCCATTCGTCAACCAGGAATTCTGCTGATTATTGTTGTGGGAGATTGG GTACTATCAACCCTCACACTAGCAGCAGCTTCCTCAACAGCTAGTGTTGTGGATCTTCTGCTCAACACTCACGGGTCTTTTTGCCCTCCAAAGCTCTGCAGCAGGTACAGGATATCTGCAATTATGGCCTTCTTGTCATGGCTTCTATCTTTGGCATCCTCTCTATTTAACCTTTGGCTATTACCCTCTTTGTGA